In Colletotrichum higginsianum IMI 349063 chromosome 3, whole genome shotgun sequence, a genomic segment contains:
- a CDS encoding Esterase lipase — MASFNPFSVTVHAVPAHTPNLIAYERGTTTSKDALIFVGGLTEGPHTNAAVGAVAGKLGGTGFGVWELRMRSSYTGFGYSSLSNDVQDVAALVQYLREIGKEKIVLFGASTGCQGCLEYTDHEKHANEPVDGYILLSPVSDRQAAGLIMPPEALRKSIEYAQDMIAQGKENEAMPTPLIPAIFSSPITAYRWNSLGAQGGDDDYFSSDLDDVALKGKFGRIDKPVLFLPGEQDELVLPSVDKKKLLERWCQACPSGTVSELSGHIPGADHAVSQPEAREWVGATIKNFLESLERAEM, encoded by the exons ATGGCGTCCTTTAACCCGTTTTCCGTAACGGTACATGCTGTTCCCGCTCACACCCCCAACCTCATTGCCTACGAACGAGGAACAACAACTTCCAAAGATGCACTGATCTTCGTCGGAGGTCTGACCGAGGGCCCTCACACAAACGCTGCGGTTGGCGCCGTGGCAGGGAAGCTAGGAGGCACGGGTTTCGGGGTGTGGGAGCTGCGGATGCGAAGCTCTTACACCGGATTCGGATACTCGAGTCTTTCCAACGACGTCCAAGACGTTGCTGCGCTGGTTCAGTACCTTCGAGAAATCGGCAAGGAGAAAATTGTGCTCTTCGGGGCGTCTACTG GTTGCCAGGGCTGTCTCGAATACACCGATCACGAAAAACATGCAAATGAGCCAGTCGACGGCTACATACTCCTCAGCCCAGTGTCGGATCGCCAGGCTGCTGGTTTGATTATGCCACCGGAAGCCTTGAGAAAGAGCATCGAATACGCACAAGATATGATTGCGCAAGGCAAAGAGAACGAGGCAATGCCAACACCGCTGATTCCGGCCATTTTCTCGTCCCCGATAACGGCATATCGCTGGAACTCGTTGGGTGCTCAAGG GGGTGACGACGACTACTTCTCCtcggacctcgacgacgtcgcacTCAAAGGGAAATTCGGAAGAATCGACAAGCCGGTTTTGTTTCTCCCGGGCGAGCAAGATGAACTGGTACTGCCTTCCGTCGATAAGAAGAAGCTTCTCGAACGGTGGTGCCAGGCTTGCCCATCAGGGACCGTCAGCGAATTGTCTGGGCACATTCCCGGAGCCGATCACGCAGTGTCTCAACCAGAAGCTCGCGAGTGGGTTGGGGCTACTATCAAGAATTTCCTCGAGTCACTGGAAAGGGCTGAGATGTAA